The following coding sequences are from one Mycoplasma tullyi window:
- the yihA gene encoding ribosome biogenesis GTP-binding protein YihA/YsxC — protein sequence MNRFIKSATNLKDCINDSKKEVCLIGRSNVGKSTIINGLANTKIAKTSKTPGRTVTINFYEINNKRIVDLPGYGYARINKSQKDEISSFLTDYLNHRENLAGIFLILDLGVITAQDIDVARTLTTLDVDYYIVFNKIDKHAKSTYANNKVKILDTLKVNEDKILLISAKNKQNLNNLMLKITEVIS from the coding sequence ATGAATCGTTTTATTAAAAGTGCAACTAATTTAAAAGACTGCATTAACGATTCTAAAAAAGAGGTGTGTTTAATCGGTCGTTCTAATGTTGGTAAATCAACAATTATTAACGGTTTAGCGAATACAAAGATTGCTAAAACATCTAAAACACCAGGTAGAACGGTTACGATTAACTTTTATGAGATTAACAATAAACGAATTGTTGATTTACCTGGTTATGGATATGCACGGATTAACAAGTCACAAAAAGATGAGATCTCATCTTTTTTAACCGATTACTTAAACCACCGAGAAAATTTAGCAGGCATTTTCTTAATCCTAGATCTTGGGGTGATCACTGCTCAAGATATTGATGTTGCTCGTACATTAACAACATTAGATGTTGATTACTATATCGTGTTCAATAAGATTGATAAACACGCTAAATCTACTTATGCTAACAACAAAGTAAAGATTTTGGATACTCTTAAAGTTAATGAAGATAAAATTCTTCTAATCAGCGCTAAAAACAAACAAAACTTAAATAATTTAATGCTTAAGATTACTGAAGTGATTTCTTAG
- a CDS encoding YneF family protein, giving the protein MMVLGLALGISIPLCLIVGAFLGYFISMKVFKRQMRKNPPITEAQIRSLYAQMGRKPSEAQVKQMMRAYTKETK; this is encoded by the coding sequence ATGATGGTATTAGGATTAGCGCTAGGTATAAGCATCCCCTTATGTTTAATTGTAGGGGCGTTTTTAGGTTATTTCATATCAATGAAAGTGTTTAAACGTCAAATGCGTAAGAATCCACCGATTACAGAAGCACAAATCCGTAGCTTATATGCTCAAATGGGTCGTAAGCCTTCTGAAGCACAAGTTAAACAAATGATGCGTGCTTATACTAAGGAAACTAAATAA
- the holA gene encoding DNA polymerase III subunit delta has protein sequence MNYLVICDDFYLSQDYLTQQLNPQNIVWVNYDENTNLAPYLSSGLFDTNSNKDLAIINPTFLYKDFNLDESKIIINSINNSPKNIYLLVSKNYDSKKEKLLKIAGKNEIKPLDKNNEYKIGFIKKQLDNLLTEYPNWLVYLISDKTNSDARLIANEIQKLQYVDKETLYNSELIEKIIIDHSDKKIYNLAKEIINNKVDEILIIYEDLIENKRQPTEIISMLITMFSKIYLMLLGKSMKLSDEEIAKKMGVNLYWVKYTYRDLYVRSAVVIKNFIVNLLKLDINNKRNLSDSYQTLKFFIIKGVH, from the coding sequence ATGAATTACCTGGTTATTTGTGATGATTTTTACTTATCCCAAGATTATTTAACTCAACAGTTGAATCCACAAAACATTGTGTGAGTTAATTATGATGAAAATACCAATTTAGCTCCATATTTGAGTTCTGGTTTATTTGATACCAATTCAAACAAAGATTTGGCTATTATTAACCCCACTTTTCTTTATAAGGATTTCAACTTAGATGAAAGCAAAATCATCATTAATAGCATCAATAATTCACCTAAAAACATTTATCTATTAGTTAGTAAAAATTATGATTCAAAAAAAGAAAAATTATTAAAAATAGCCGGTAAAAATGAGATAAAACCATTAGATAAAAATAACGAATATAAAATTGGTTTCATTAAAAAACAATTAGATAATTTATTGACAGAATACCCAAATTGATTAGTTTACCTAATAAGTGATAAGACTAATTCAGATGCTAGATTAATAGCGAATGAAATACAAAAACTGCAATATGTTGATAAAGAAACTTTATATAACAGTGAATTAATCGAAAAGATCATTATCGATCACTCAGATAAAAAGATATACAACCTTGCTAAAGAGATTATTAATAACAAAGTAGATGAAATCTTGATTATTTATGAAGATCTAATCGAAAATAAACGACAACCCACCGAGATTATTTCCATGCTAATAACTATGTTTAGCAAAATTTACTTGATGTTGCTGGGAAAAAGTATGAAATTATCTGATGAAGAAATAGCTAAAAAAATGGGTGTTAATCTTTATTGGGTAAAATATACCTATAGAGATCTTTACGTTAGGTCTGCAGTCGTTATCAAGAATTTTATTGTTAATTTGTTAAAATTAGATATTAATAATAAAAGGAACTTATCTGATTCGTATCAAACCCTAAAGTTCTTTATCATTAAAGGTGTTCATTAA
- a CDS encoding ComEC/Rec2 family competence protein: protein MEQTLKESIKQNYGLALLFCLISIWLLGYVFVRQQLILVLVLGAVFCGINLFLFSYRISVPIILVFLLFVIYYFVYGYFRLEGINIKNLLDKIPKQYDLRAIIVNYLKSNPNKQSRGLLLLTLFNIKNSDNRSLYNQFLNLSVAHLLVISGLHLSLINLLILKIFKNYKIAGNFVAFLCLLFYSYLLSFSYGVLRVLLCLVLNLIFKRYLRNKNYRLISIASSGIILLLLNPYAFRNYSYILSYLSILVIYAIFQIKKLNNFVKSLLVSVAINFVLGGLIINGYGKINLLTIFWSIILSPMIIGMYFINLFLFPFSILWPFLAIIHEWFIKVVKVLQINVLLISFKQLSSWIPYYYLLIYYLFISYIWIKRFN, encoded by the coding sequence ATGGAGCAGACTTTAAAAGAAAGCATTAAACAAAATTACGGATTAGCTCTGTTATTTTGTTTAATTTCCATATGGTTATTAGGATATGTTTTTGTTAGACAGCAATTAATTCTAGTATTAGTTTTAGGTGCTGTCTTTTGTGGCATAAACCTGTTCTTATTCAGTTACAGGATTAGTGTACCTATTATTCTAGTCTTTCTGCTTTTTGTAATCTATTACTTTGTTTATGGATATTTTCGACTTGAAGGGATTAACATTAAGAATTTACTAGATAAGATTCCCAAGCAATATGATTTAAGAGCTATCATAGTAAATTATTTGAAATCTAATCCCAATAAGCAGTCTAGAGGATTGTTATTATTAACGTTATTTAATATTAAGAACAGCGATAACCGTTCACTATATAATCAGTTCCTAAACTTGTCTGTTGCACACCTATTAGTAATTAGTGGATTACATTTATCTTTAATAAATTTATTAATCCTAAAAATATTTAAAAATTACAAAATCGCCGGTAATTTTGTAGCTTTTTTATGTTTATTATTTTATTCTTATCTATTAAGTTTTAGTTATGGTGTACTCAGAGTTTTATTATGTTTAGTTTTAAACTTAATCTTCAAAAGGTATTTAAGAAACAAGAACTATAGGTTAATAAGTATAGCTAGTTCTGGAATCATCCTATTGTTATTAAATCCTTATGCTTTTAGAAACTATTCATATATCTTGAGCTATTTAAGTATTTTGGTGATTTATGCTATTTTTCAAATCAAAAAACTAAATAACTTTGTGAAGTCCTTATTAGTTAGTGTAGCTATCAATTTCGTTTTAGGTGGATTGATAATTAATGGATATGGAAAAATTAATCTATTAACAATATTTTGATCAATCATTCTAAGCCCAATGATTATAGGTATGTATTTCATAAACCTATTTTTATTTCCATTTAGTATCTTGTGACCTTTTTTAGCGATTATTCATGAATGATTTATTAAGGTAGTAAAAGTTCTTCAAATAAACGTACTACTTATAAGTTTTAAACAACTATCGAGTTGAATACCTTATTACTATTTATTAATTTATTATCTATTTATCAGCTATATATGAATCAAAAGGTTTAATTAA
- a CDS encoding glycosyltransferase family 2 protein — protein sequence MNETNSRSSEFYHVKNPLISILIPIYNNAKNIEITVSSALFQSYKNIEIICIDDCSTDNSYQVLKRFETLEQNIRIYRNPVKKGKGSVYDQLIKYASGHFFMFLETPNTLNQDAIKNMVSVVEQFTEIVVGRTMVGNTANPMKGIYDIPTNDKKISDRNPIDYIFSNSFYTQGMLIKKKFFEALGMKYGKNPHIPDFYIKYDMLANCDFFRVVWKPTINFIESDNYYDFESFKFLEAKYRYILFEFPKMMEWFSNYVPIKDQLNDFKSSIITSIIDQVRIEYRSLVPSLRDQFENNIIIPLRNQYMASNYIFKVPNNLREKLKSGENKRLFR from the coding sequence ATGAATGAAACCAATTCTAGATCTTCTGAGTTTTATCATGTAAAAAACCCTTTAATTTCTATCCTTATTCCTATATATAATAATGCTAAGAATATAGAAATTACTGTCAGTTCAGCTCTGTTTCAAAGCTATAAAAACATTGAAATCATCTGTATTGATGATTGTTCAACAGATAACTCTTATCAAGTATTAAAACGCTTTGAAACACTAGAACAAAATATAAGAATCTATCGTAATCCTGTTAAAAAGGGTAAAGGTTCTGTTTATGATCAGTTGATCAAATATGCATCTGGGCATTTCTTCATGTTTTTAGAAACGCCTAATACCCTAAATCAAGATGCAATTAAGAATATGGTTTCTGTAGTTGAGCAATTTACTGAGATTGTTGTTGGTAGAACGATGGTGGGAAATACCGCTAACCCGATGAAGGGAATCTATGATATTCCAACCAATGACAAGAAAATTTCAGACCGCAATCCAATCGATTACATCTTCAGTAATTCTTTTTATACCCAAGGGATGTTGATCAAGAAGAAATTCTTTGAAGCTCTAGGCATGAAATATGGCAAGAATCCACATATTCCTGACTTCTATATTAAATACGATATGTTAGCTAACTGTGACTTCTTTAGAGTAGTCTGAAAGCCAACGATCAATTTCATTGAGTCTGATAATTATTACGATTTTGAAAGTTTTAAGTTCTTAGAAGCTAAGTATCGCTACATCTTATTTGAATTCCCAAAAATGATGGAATGGTTCAGTAATTACGTACCCATTAAAGACCAATTGAACGATTTTAAATCTAGTATAATTACCAGTATAATAGATCAAGTAAGAATCGAATATCGTAGCTTAGTTCCATCTTTAAGAGATCAATTTGAGAACAATATTATCATTCCACTAAGAAACCAATATATGGCTTCTAACTACATTTTTAAGGTGCCAAATAACCTTAGAGAAAAACTAAAAAGTGGTGAAAATAAACGATTATTTAGATAA
- a CDS encoding Y-family DNA polymerase: MDRKTIFHIDFDAFFASVEENFNPHYHNKPLVVGSKSNSSIVSSANYIARKFGIKSAMPIFQAKKLCPSLIIAEVDYPKYERVSAYVFSYLRDFVSNKMEVASIDECYMDVTDILEKNSEMSASDLAKKIQKQIYELTQLTVSIGIGSNLFLAKMASDQNKPNGVYEIWPDEIEEKLWPIEIHKMYLIGSKKIPILRQLNIKNIGNFAQFDNRELLIDVFKNMYWEHYNHAHGKGSDFVDYERNSRKSVSVSKNIKHKVSNYESLLKLFNDLFDEAYLRLKNHNLLAKNISVSIRTEKTRSLSHSLKQYSDKKTSFYNKALDLFERLHNDQLVSNISISFGSIKNKYKFIPNFNIYEELSRDQKETILLKKIVNQINKDFDKELVNIADDFDYFKFQK, encoded by the coding sequence ATGGACAGAAAAACGATTTTTCATATCGATTTTGACGCCTTTTTTGCTTCAGTCGAAGAGAATTTTAACCCACATTACCATAACAAACCATTAGTTGTTGGATCCAAATCTAATAGTTCTATCGTATCTAGTGCTAACTATATAGCTAGAAAATTCGGCATTAAGTCTGCAATGCCTATTTTTCAGGCTAAAAAATTATGTCCTTCATTAATCATTGCTGAAGTCGACTACCCTAAATATGAAAGGGTGTCAGCTTATGTTTTTTCTTATCTAAGGGATTTCGTTTCCAATAAAATGGAAGTTGCTTCAATTGACGAATGTTATATGGATGTAACCGACATATTAGAAAAAAATAGTGAGATGTCTGCAAGTGATCTAGCTAAAAAGATTCAAAAACAAATTTATGAATTGACTCAGTTAACTGTATCGATTGGAATAGGCTCAAATTTGTTTTTAGCTAAGATGGCATCTGATCAAAATAAACCGAATGGAGTATATGAAATTTGACCAGATGAAATTGAAGAGAAATTATGACCGATTGAAATCCATAAAATGTATTTAATCGGATCTAAAAAAATACCCATCCTACGTCAATTAAACATTAAAAACATCGGTAATTTCGCACAATTTGATAACAGAGAATTATTAATTGATGTTTTTAAAAATATGTATTGAGAACACTACAATCATGCTCACGGTAAAGGTAGTGATTTTGTAGACTACGAAAGAAACTCACGAAAGTCTGTGTCTGTTTCAAAAAATATCAAACACAAGGTTAGTAATTACGAATCTCTATTAAAATTGTTCAACGATTTATTCGATGAAGCTTATTTAAGACTGAAAAATCATAATTTACTGGCAAAAAATATTTCAGTTTCAATAAGAACAGAAAAAACTAGATCATTGTCACACAGTTTAAAACAATACAGCGATAAAAAAACGTCGTTTTACAACAAGGCACTGGATTTATTCGAGAGATTACATAATGATCAATTGGTTTCAAATATTAGTATTTCTTTTGGGAGTATTAAAAACAAATATAAATTTATACCCAACTTTAATATTTACGAAGAGTTATCTAGAGATCAAAAAGAAACAATTTTGTTAAAGAAAATTGTTAATCAAATAAATAAAGATTTCGACAAAGAATTAGTTAATATTGCCGATGATTTTGATTATTTTAAATTTCAGAAGTAA
- a CDS encoding transketolase-like TK C-terminal-containing protein, translating into MVIKSIYQNKPFPKNSNSIVNNFRFLMFDTVNTNFVGSAAYGFGAATYLYVLFRNYFVMDLDDIDANYNDKLVVSKQLGGSNIRACLYLLKHPDIKLEDLTSFSYEKQIRNLYDFSTYQPGYNLAYAVGLAIDAKLTNKESHDTITNKIYCIVSAADLNSSYGLAALKTAANQKLNNLIIIYDNNHFEERGETQDYLVTDFSSLVKDMGFKYINVFNGNNVDKVDAGFHYAVNSKKPAFVDINTIVGHGCNSAGTKEAIKNFLTQDELDRLTKRFEYTGEEFMVLYESANDLYPNIKERVTKLKELIADQVNRLKQNNLVLPDYLFTFKDWELSEEQIDVNQSLVKFKADLIKHQHNSVLLNVSDHDDQLEDEVGAIDSSRIVLLGNWIELSSVIVKAISDNKIHLPVINLDINLIDKAIDRLKLDNKQNHVLYLVDNCNKLPNNYINKVLDLISEEDGIVLQPGTNEELKYTLCNFRSKKKDKTYIILPSSDDLVDVKADKINFGGYELYCDSYSTVNIVTTGNDLIEALEFRQQLLENNVTARIVSVISLSDFDQIDAVSKSVLLKNLPSYFISRAQKVVWGDVLSQNRPEVDHKTTEHKTYVRKPRRARKSNNKIKTLDNKIKDEESNKQLNAAKEDGQKSTLA; encoded by the coding sequence ATGGTTATTAAGTCGATTTATCAAAATAAACCCTTTCCTAAAAATTCCAATTCAATCGTTAATAACTTTAGATTTTTAATGTTTGATACAGTCAACACTAACTTTGTTGGCTCAGCTGCATATGGGTTTGGTGCAGCTACTTATCTTTATGTATTGTTCCGTAACTATTTTGTTATGGATCTAGATGATATTGATGCTAATTATAATGATAAGTTAGTAGTATCAAAACAACTTGGTGGATCGAATATCAGAGCGTGTTTATATTTATTAAAACACCCTGATATTAAACTTGAAGACTTAACGAGCTTTTCTTATGAAAAGCAAATTAGAAATCTTTATGATTTTTCAACTTATCAACCTGGATATAATTTAGCTTACGCAGTTGGTTTAGCAATTGATGCTAAATTAACAAATAAAGAATCTCACGATACGATTACCAATAAAATTTATTGTATCGTTAGTGCTGCAGATCTTAATTCTAGTTATGGATTAGCAGCTTTAAAAACAGCAGCTAACCAAAAACTAAATAACCTTATTATTATCTATGATAATAATCATTTTGAAGAACGAGGTGAAACCCAAGATTATTTAGTAACAGATTTTTCTTCATTAGTTAAAGATATGGGTTTTAAATATATCAATGTCTTTAACGGGAATAATGTTGATAAAGTCGATGCTGGTTTTCATTACGCTGTAAATTCTAAAAAACCTGCATTTGTTGATATTAACACCATTGTTGGTCATGGATGTAATTCAGCTGGAACTAAAGAAGCAATCAAGAATTTCTTAACTCAAGACGAGCTTGATCGATTAACTAAGCGGTTTGAATATACAGGAGAAGAGTTCATGGTGCTTTATGAAAGCGCTAATGATCTTTATCCTAATATTAAAGAACGTGTCACTAAACTAAAAGAACTAATTGCTGATCAAGTTAATCGATTAAAACAAAATAATCTTGTGTTACCTGATTATTTGTTTACTTTTAAGGATTGAGAATTATCTGAAGAACAAATTGATGTTAATCAATCGTTGGTTAAATTTAAAGCTGACCTGATCAAACATCAGCATAATAGTGTTTTATTAAATGTTAGTGATCATGATGATCAATTAGAAGATGAAGTTGGAGCAATCGATTCTAGTCGAATCGTTTTATTAGGGAATTGGATTGAGTTATCATCTGTCATTGTCAAAGCAATTAGTGATAATAAGATTCACTTACCTGTAATTAATCTTGATATTAATCTAATTGATAAAGCGATTGATAGATTAAAATTAGATAATAAACAAAATCATGTTTTATACCTAGTGGATAATTGCAATAAACTTCCTAACAATTACATTAACAAGGTTCTTGATCTTATCTCAGAAGAAGATGGGATTGTTCTTCAACCAGGAACAAACGAAGAATTAAAATATACTCTTTGCAATTTTAGATCTAAGAAAAAAGATAAAACATACATCATCTTACCTTCATCTGATGATTTAGTTGACGTTAAAGCAGACAAGATCAATTTTGGTGGATACGAACTATATTGCGATAGTTATTCGACAGTTAATATTGTTACCACCGGTAATGATCTAATTGAAGCATTAGAGTTCCGTCAACAATTATTAGAAAATAATGTTACTGCAAGAATAGTTTCAGTAATCTCATTATCTGATTTTGATCAGATCGATGCGGTTTCTAAATCAGTATTATTAAAAAATCTGCCTAGCTATTTCATTTCAAGAGCACAAAAAGTAGTTTGGGGTGATGTCTTGTCACAAAACCGACCAGAAGTCGATCATAAAACAACTGAACATAAGACTTATGTTAGAAAACCAAGACGAGCACGAAAATCTAATAATAAAATTAAAACATTAGATAATAAAATTAAAGACGAAGAGTCAAACAAGCAACTTAATGCAGCTAAAGAAGATGGACAAAAATCTACATTAGCTTAA
- the rnmV gene encoding ribonuclease M5: MSKITRSKEISKRNRINEIIVVEGKTDTVKLKSLFDCETIETNGSEISDQTINLIKELSSTRGVILFLDPDYQGKKIRARLIKELKEYKEAFIDLNELKNSKKKGIAEASNEAVLSAFNNLISSNDDGCESLTWEEYLALNLNTKNKRLELCKKLNIPYGNNKSLFRYLNLLKKNFHDLEILTSEI, translated from the coding sequence ATGAGTAAAATCACCAGATCTAAAGAAATTTCTAAAAGAAATAGAATAAACGAAATTATTGTCGTTGAAGGTAAAACTGATACAGTTAAACTTAAGTCGCTTTTTGATTGCGAAACAATAGAAACTAATGGATCAGAGATCTCTGATCAAACTATTAACTTGATTAAGGAGCTAAGTTCGACTAGAGGAGTTATCTTATTTTTAGATCCAGATTATCAAGGTAAAAAGATAAGAGCAAGACTTATTAAAGAATTAAAAGAATATAAAGAAGCTTTTATCGATTTAAATGAACTAAAGAATTCCAAGAAAAAAGGGATAGCTGAAGCGAGTAATGAAGCGGTTCTATCTGCTTTTAATAATTTAATTAGTTCTAATGATGACGGATGTGAGTCGCTAACTTGAGAAGAATATTTAGCTTTAAACCTAAACACTAAAAATAAGAGATTAGAACTGTGTAAAAAACTAAATATTCCTTATGGAAATAACAAAAGTTTATTTAGATATTTGAATCTATTAAAAAAGAATTTTCACGATTTAGAGATTCTTACTTCTGAAATTTAA
- the valS gene encoding valine--tRNA ligase: MKQLKKIDLNQKYDHKTVSEGVVDFWLATDYANQDSDFSDPNTKPFSVIMPPPNLTGILHIGHAWNLSIQDLIVRYQKLLMGKVNWIPGTDHAGIATQTKFESIQRAKNIDYKKDDRTTHFNNIYEWSQESSKTIKNQAKSLGLALNWKKEKFTLSQQSNKYVLDVFVKLYQQGYIVKKYTLVNWDTKLNTAISNIEVINKETPQKLHYIKYYLEDSSDYLVIATTRPETVYADTAVFVNPNDQRYLKYHNKKVINPLNNKLIPILVDEYIDMEFGSAVMKCTPGHDHNDYALSKKYQLEELSCINFDGTLNELALEFNGLDLYEARELIVKKLIDEDKYVKFEDIVSNIGYSDRSNAIVQPLLSKQWFLITTKFVDEIKKLVNNEDNIKIYPKRFLDTINNWLDHNQDWCISRQLVWGHQIPAWYHKDNPEDLVVSINSPSEDYIRDSDVLDTWFSSALWPLICFDDGLDEKEFSANYPNSLLVTAYDIVFFWVLRMIFMSWLLKKSIPFHDLLLHGLILDEQNRKMSKSLNNGVDPIKIIDEYGADALRLFLTSNTSPGEDVSYNVEKIKAAASFLNKLWNLAKYLKLIDQTKLTNEPLDSLDRWIINRFNEVNAGIQDKLKEYRFALSNKQLSDFIWDDFANVYIELNKKAQWSKAKYELANEIFRRLLIMLHPSVPFITEQIYNTFEFDDPKPSIILEQWPSLIMAEISSTDFDQIFNLIIKIRNFKQSFDLKNKDALDLLYKNDVSYIKDLTKYLKAENVNLIKVSDQKLDDLFLISSEDNEYYVVYTQDKTKIIDKLVLEISKLEKEVERSLNIVNNENFKNKAPKEKYEAELKKLSNYQEELKLKQDKLNSLK; this comes from the coding sequence ATGAAGCAATTAAAAAAGATTGATTTGAATCAAAAATACGATCATAAAACTGTAAGTGAAGGAGTGGTGGATTTTTGATTAGCTACTGATTATGCTAATCAAGATTCAGATTTTAGTGATCCCAACACCAAACCTTTCAGTGTTATCATGCCTCCACCCAATCTAACAGGAATCTTGCACATTGGACACGCATGAAATTTATCAATTCAAGATTTAATTGTTCGTTACCAAAAATTGTTAATGGGAAAGGTCAATTGGATCCCTGGAACTGATCATGCTGGGATTGCTACCCAAACTAAGTTTGAATCAATCCAAAGAGCTAAAAATATCGATTACAAAAAAGATGATAGAACTACGCACTTTAATAATATCTATGAGTGATCACAAGAATCTTCAAAAACAATTAAGAATCAAGCCAAATCATTAGGTTTAGCACTTAATTGAAAAAAAGAAAAGTTTACATTATCTCAACAATCAAACAAATACGTTTTAGATGTATTTGTAAAACTATATCAACAAGGTTATATAGTTAAAAAATATACCCTTGTTAATTGAGATACTAAATTAAATACAGCAATCTCAAATATCGAGGTAATTAATAAAGAAACCCCACAAAAACTGCATTATATCAAGTACTATCTAGAAGACAGTAGTGATTATTTAGTGATCGCTACCACTCGTCCTGAAACGGTTTATGCAGATACTGCAGTTTTTGTTAATCCAAATGATCAAAGATATCTTAAGTATCACAACAAGAAGGTAATTAATCCATTAAACAACAAGTTAATTCCTATTCTTGTTGATGAATATATTGATATGGAATTTGGTAGTGCAGTAATGAAGTGTACTCCCGGTCATGATCATAATGACTATGCGTTATCAAAGAAATATCAATTAGAAGAATTAAGTTGTATTAACTTTGATGGAACATTAAACGAACTAGCTTTAGAGTTTAATGGATTAGATCTTTATGAAGCAAGAGAATTAATCGTTAAGAAGTTAATAGACGAAGATAAATACGTTAAATTTGAAGATATTGTCAGTAACATCGGTTATTCAGATCGATCTAATGCGATCGTTCAACCATTGTTATCTAAGCAATGGTTTTTAATTACAACAAAGTTTGTTGATGAGATTAAAAAACTGGTTAATAACGAAGATAACATCAAGATTTATCCAAAACGTTTTTTAGATACGATTAATAACTGATTAGATCACAATCAAGATTGATGTATATCTAGACAATTAGTTTGAGGACATCAGATTCCAGCTTGATATCATAAAGACAATCCAGAAGATCTAGTAGTAAGTATCAACTCACCTAGTGAAGATTATATAAGAGATAGCGATGTATTAGATACTTGATTCTCGTCAGCACTTTGACCATTAATCTGTTTTGATGATGGTTTAGATGAAAAAGAATTTAGTGCTAATTATCCCAACTCATTGTTGGTTACTGCATATGATATCGTTTTCTTCTGAGTTTTAAGAATGATCTTCATGTCTTGGTTATTGAAGAAATCGATTCCATTTCATGACTTATTGCTACACGGATTAATCTTAGACGAACAAAATCGTAAGATGTCTAAGAGTTTGAATAACGGAGTTGATCCGATTAAGATCATTGACGAGTATGGTGCTGATGCATTAAGATTATTTTTAACATCAAACACTTCACCTGGTGAAGATGTTTCATATAATGTTGAAAAGATTAAAGCGGCGGCTTCATTCTTAAATAAGTTGTGAAACTTAGCTAAATATCTAAAATTAATCGATCAAACTAAATTAACAAATGAACCATTAGACAGTTTAGATCGTTGAATCATTAATCGTTTTAATGAAGTTAATGCGGGAATTCAGGATAAATTAAAAGAATACAGATTTGCTTTATCAAACAAACAATTAAGTGATTTCATTTGAGATGATTTTGCTAATGTTTATATTGAACTAAACAAAAAAGCGCAATGATCAAAAGCTAAGTATGAGTTAGCTAACGAAATCTTTAGAAGGCTTTTAATCATGCTACATCCTTCTGTTCCATTTATTACAGAACAGATCTACAACACTTTTGAGTTTGACGATCCTAAACCTTCAATCATTCTTGAACAATGACCAAGTTTAATTATGGCCGAGATTAGTTCTACTGATTTCGATCAGATCTTTAATCTTATTATCAAGATAAGAAACTTTAAACAAAGTTTTGATCTTAAGAATAAAGATGCTTTAGATTTACTTTATAAAAATGATGTTAGTTATATCAAAGATTTAACTAAATACTTAAAAGCTGAGAATGTGAACTTAATTAAAGTATCTGATCAAAAACTTGATGATCTATTCTTAATTTCATCTGAAGATAATGAGTATTATGTTGTATATACTCAAGATAAAACTAAGATTATTGATAAGTTAGTTCTTGAAATATCTAAACTCGAAAAAGAAGTTGAAAGAAGCTTAAATATCGTTAACAACGAGAACTTTAAAAATAAAGCTCCAAAAGAAAAATACGAAGCTGAATTAAAGAAGTTAAGTAATTATCAAGAAGAACTTAAACTAAAACAAGATAAACTAAATTCTTTAAAATAA